The genomic segment TGTTTTGTAATCGTAAATAATACAACAATATTAAAAAATAAGAAGTCTAGAATACAAAACACTTTTAAAACATACGAATACGTGTTAAAATGTAAGAGGTTAATTACCACAATTTATTAGGAGGTGTTCTAGATGGCATTTGTTATTAATGATTCATGTGTTAGCTGTGGAGCATGCGCTGGAGAATGTCCAGTTAGTGCTATAACTCAAGGAGATACTCAATTCGTTATTGATGCAGATACTTGTATCGATTGCGGAAACTGTGCTAATGTTTGCCCAGTGGGAGCTCCAAACCAAGAGTAATAAAAGAGAGATCGTCTTTAGGCGGTCTTTTTTTTTATTTAAAAAATAGTTGAAATAGTTATTTTCACTATTTATATGGAGGTGTTAACAAGATACATTCAGACTTAAGGTTAGAATTTATATCCAAGTCAGAAGTATCTAATATATTAGAATTTATTTTTTTTATGCTCTTCATAGATATTATAAAATTCTTAGGGTCGTCTAAGTATAAAGATGTTGTATTAGTTTTATAATGCATAGGAACTATGTATTTTGGGGAAATAAGGTTACAAAGTTTCGCAGACTCAAAACCGTCCAGAGTGAAATGTCCACCAATAGGGATAAGTAAAATATCAATATTTTTAAGCTTTTCTAAAATCAATGAACAAGGTATATGGCCTAAATGTCCTAAATGGCATATAGAAAGTTTATCATCCTTAAATATATAAATAATATTTGAGCCTCTTTTTAGTCCATTGCACTTATCATGAAAGGAGTCAAGTCCTTCTATGTTAAGGAAGCTTAAGTTAAAGTTTCCGCTCTCATTAATAATCTTGGTTGTATTATTTATATCATTAATATATGAACTATCAAAATGGTTATGACTAATGGTAATTAAATCAGATTTAGGGAAATTATTATCATAACCTAAATTGTTGCTAAACGGATCAATTAGAATTCTTTTACCAATGGATGTTTTCATAAGGAAACAAGAATGTCCATACCAAATAATTTGCATATAAAACCTCCATAAATTGAAATATATTAGATATTATTAACATACAGTATTATAAATAATCATAAATTTATATTGATACTTCAAAAAGTAAAAGAAGTATAGTATAATATTATAAAGTCAAAGTAAGTCAAAAACAAATAATTAAATAAAGGTTTAAGCAGGTGATGTTATGGCAAGACTTTCAGATATAATAGAAGAGTTTATAAAACAAATGTTTAATGAGAATAGAGATAATGTGATTTTTATACAAAGAAATGAGTTAGCAGATCAGTTTAGATGCGCGCCGTCCCAAATAAACTATGTATTAACAACTCGATTTACCTATGAAAGAGGATATTTAATTGAGAGCAAGAGAGGCGGCGGAGGTCATATAGCGATCAAGCAGTTGGATGAGGATAACTCCAATAGAAGGGAAGAGCTAATTAACCAAAGCATAGGAGAAACAATAACATATCATAATGCAAACGCATTGCTTAATCACTTATTAGAATCTGGAGTTATTGAAGAAAGAGAATGTGAAATAATGAAGATAGCAATAAATGATAGAAGTTTAACTTCAGTAGATAATAAAAATAAAGTAAGAGCTGATATTTTAAAAGCTATGATTATGATAATTTTATCTTAAAGGTGGGGATATATATGTTATGTGAAAAATGTAAAAAAAATGAAGCAAAGATAAATTTAATTACAGTGATGAATGGTCAGAAACAGGAAATTTGGTTGTGTGAAAATTGTGCAAAAGATATAGCTAATATTCCGTTCTTCAGTCCAATAATGCAAAATATAAATGTTCCATTTCAAGGCATACTTACAGAAATATTATCTAATGTAGATAATGGTAAATCAAATATAGATAGCAATAAAGTAAAAGAAATTATTTGTCCAAATTGTGGGTTAACTTATCAGGAATTTAAGAAATCAGGAAGATTGGGATGTGCTGATTGTTATAAAGAATTTAATATTGTACTTGAGCCAAGGATAAAGAGCTTACAAGTTGGAACTAAACATATTGGTAAGATTCCTAAGGTTAAGGGAAAGGAATTGGTTCAAAGAAAAAATCTTAAGGATTTAAAAGAAGAGATGCAAAAATTGATAGTAGCCGAGGAATATGAGAGAGCAGCAATAGTAAGAGATGAAATTAAAAAACTAGAATTATATATATTAGAAAGTAACACTAAGGAGATTATAAATAGAAAGGAGGGCAATTGTGATGAATAGCTGGGAAGATGATAATGAAAGACTTGGAGCAGTATTAAGTAGCAAAGTGTTGTTAGCTAGAAACTTTAGTAATTTACCTTTTCCTAATAAACTAAACTATATTAAGGGTAGAGAAAATGGTAAAGAAGTATATAACGTTCTTAGGAACGAATTAGATAATGAAGAAATTACGTTATATGAGATTTGGAATACAAAAGAGGAATTTAGTAAACAATATTTAGAAAGGGATCTAATTAGCAAAGAACTTTTGAAAAATTCTGATAAGGGCTCATTTATATTGAATAAAGAAGAAGATCTTAGCATTATGATAAATGAAAAAGATCATATAAATCTTCAATGTGTAAGTGACGGATTGAAATTAGAAGAAATTTTTGAGAGAGCAACAGTTATTGATGATAAGATAGAAGA from the Clostridium beijerinckii genome contains:
- a CDS encoding UvrB/UvrC motif-containing protein, with the protein product MLCEKCKKNEAKINLITVMNGQKQEIWLCENCAKDIANIPFFSPIMQNINVPFQGILTEILSNVDNGKSNIDSNKVKEIICPNCGLTYQEFKKSGRLGCADCYKEFNIVLEPRIKSLQVGTKHIGKIPKVKGKELVQRKNLKDLKEEMQKLIVAEEYERAAIVRDEIKKLELYILESNTKEIINRKEGNCDE
- a CDS encoding MBL fold metallo-hydrolase — translated: MQIIWYGHSCFLMKTSIGKRILIDPFSNNLGYDNNFPKSDLITISHNHFDSSYINDINNTTKIINESGNFNLSFLNIEGLDSFHDKCNGLKRGSNIIYIFKDDKLSICHLGHLGHIPCSLILEKLKNIDILLIPIGGHFTLDGFESAKLCNLISPKYIVPMHYKTNTTSLYLDDPKNFIISMKSIKKINSNILDTSDLDINSNLKSECILLTPPYK
- a CDS encoding CtsR family transcriptional regulator, whose product is MARLSDIIEEFIKQMFNENRDNVIFIQRNELADQFRCAPSQINYVLTTRFTYERGYLIESKRGGGGHIAIKQLDEDNSNRREELINQSIGETITYHNANALLNHLLESGVIEERECEIMKIAINDRSLTSVDNKNKVRADILKAMIMIILS
- a CDS encoding DUF362 domain-containing protein translates to MAFVINDSCVSCGACAGECPVSAITQGDTQFVIDADTCIDCGNCANVCPVGAPNQE